A stretch of Haloplasma contractile SSD-17B DNA encodes these proteins:
- the amrA gene encoding AmmeMemoRadiSam system protein A, translated as MNTVVGYYLMPHPPIVIPEIGKSLETKINGTKQACELIADEIKEKNVETIVVITPHGPVFSDAIAISDAKSIKGDLSQFGAKSISFEQSIDQELVEVILNDSKIRGIQTIGVNDHVLKQFNTDFNLDHGSTVPLYFINEKYKNFKLVHITYGFLSETELYEFGMVIQDAIKRLGRKSVIIASGDLSHRLLEEGGAYSYSPSGKEFDQTITKHLQEGDVEAIFDMNANMIEAAGECGLRSIYIMLGTMAGKSITGDLLSYEGTFGVGYAVMRFNRGDIDIDYLNRIKEQKKEQFRDKLEHSDEYVKLARESLHYFYKHKQLMEVPNDLKEELVNNKNGVFVSLKKAGQLRGCIGTILPTMNNVAEEIIRNAVEAAVKDPRFNQVEEYELLDLDVSVDVIMAPVPASRDELNPKQYGVIVSHEGNGGVLLPDLEGVNSVEQQLEIVCQKAGIDKDSNYNIEKFEVVRHIEGEL; from the coding sequence ATGAACACAGTAGTAGGGTACTATTTAATGCCACACCCTCCAATTGTAATTCCGGAAATCGGTAAGTCTTTAGAAACTAAAATTAATGGAACGAAACAAGCGTGTGAGTTAATAGCGGATGAAATAAAGGAAAAGAATGTTGAAACGATTGTAGTAATTACTCCGCATGGACCAGTATTTAGTGACGCAATTGCAATATCAGATGCTAAGTCAATAAAAGGAGACCTAAGTCAATTCGGTGCTAAATCAATATCTTTTGAACAATCAATTGATCAGGAGTTAGTTGAGGTAATACTAAACGACTCTAAGATAAGAGGCATACAAACAATTGGTGTGAATGATCATGTATTAAAACAATTTAATACAGATTTTAATCTAGACCATGGATCAACCGTTCCCTTATATTTTATTAATGAAAAATATAAGAATTTTAAACTCGTTCATATTACATATGGTTTTTTATCAGAAACAGAATTGTATGAGTTTGGTATGGTTATACAGGATGCTATAAAGCGGTTAGGTAGAAAATCAGTGATTATTGCTAGTGGTGACTTGTCACATCGATTGCTAGAAGAGGGTGGAGCGTATTCGTATTCTCCTTCTGGAAAAGAATTCGATCAGACGATCACAAAGCATTTACAAGAGGGAGATGTAGAGGCAATATTTGATATGAATGCTAATATGATAGAAGCGGCTGGTGAGTGCGGCTTACGTTCTATCTATATAATGCTTGGAACAATGGCAGGAAAAAGTATAACCGGTGATTTATTGTCTTATGAAGGAACGTTTGGAGTAGGGTATGCAGTGATGCGGTTTAACCGTGGTGATATTGATATTGATTACCTGAATCGAATTAAGGAACAAAAAAAAGAACAATTTAGGGATAAACTAGAACACTCGGATGAGTACGTGAAACTAGCCAGAGAAAGCTTGCATTATTTTTATAAACATAAACAATTGATGGAAGTGCCAAACGATCTTAAGGAAGAATTGGTAAATAATAAAAATGGTGTTTTTGTATCCCTTAAAAAAGCGGGTCAATTACGAGGGTGTATAGGGACAATTCTACCAACGATGAATAATGTTGCAGAAGAAATCATTAGGAATGCTGTAGAGGCAGCTGTTAAAGACCCACGTTTTAATCAGGTTGAAGAATATGAATTACTTGATCTTGATGTATCTGTTGATGTCATTATGGCACCAGTGCCTGCGTCTAGAGATGAATTAAACCCTAAACAATATGGTGTAATCGTTAGCCATGAAGGAAATGGTGGCGTGTTATTACCTGATTTAGAAGGGGTTAATTCAGTAGAACAGCAGTTAGAAATCGTGTGCCAAAAGGCAGGGATTGATAAAGACAGTAACTATAATATTGAAAAGTTTGAAGTCGTGCGTCATATAGAAGGAGAACTATAG
- a CDS encoding M42 family metallopeptidase: MVKIDQDYLLTVAKDLLTTPSPSGYCHHVMGKIQKHAHDLDLQFETTKKGAGVITIDGASNDYVVGLSAHVDTLGLMVRSIKSDATLAVTSIGGNLINSLNGSYCAIHTREGKEYTGTIVTTEPSTHATRGAASKGTKAEEIVIRIDEIVKTADDVKALGIMAGDFISIDPKTTVTEAGFIKSRYLDDKISVAIIFALIKAIKDEGLTLKHTLKFFISTYEEVGHGSSYIPEDIDELIAVDMGVIGADLTCTEYDVSICAKDSSGPYDYEMVTEFINIAKKQELGYAVDIYPYYGSDATAALRAGNNIKAALIGPGVHASHGPERTHIDACTNTIHLLYHYLTK; the protein is encoded by the coding sequence ATGGTTAAGATTGATCAAGATTATTTACTAACCGTGGCAAAAGACTTATTAACAACGCCAAGCCCAAGCGGATATTGTCACCATGTTATGGGCAAAATTCAAAAACATGCACATGATTTAGATTTACAATTTGAAACAACTAAAAAAGGTGCGGGAGTTATAACAATCGACGGGGCTAGTAATGACTACGTAGTAGGACTATCAGCTCATGTTGACACACTTGGATTAATGGTACGTTCAATTAAAAGTGATGCAACACTAGCGGTCACTTCAATAGGAGGTAACCTAATTAATTCACTTAATGGGTCCTATTGTGCAATCCATACTAGAGAAGGAAAAGAATATACAGGTACGATTGTTACAACTGAACCCTCTACTCACGCAACAAGAGGTGCAGCGTCAAAAGGGACGAAAGCTGAAGAAATCGTAATCCGCATCGATGAAATCGTTAAAACAGCTGATGACGTAAAGGCTTTAGGTATAATGGCTGGTGATTTTATATCAATTGATCCTAAGACAACAGTAACTGAAGCTGGATTTATAAAATCTCGCTATTTAGATGATAAGATTAGTGTCGCAATTATATTTGCTTTAATTAAGGCAATTAAAGATGAGGGACTAACACTAAAACATACACTAAAATTCTTTATTTCAACCTACGAAGAGGTCGGACATGGTTCTTCTTACATTCCAGAAGATATCGATGAACTAATTGCAGTTGACATGGGTGTTATTGGTGCTGACTTAACCTGTACTGAGTATGATGTATCGATTTGTGCTAAAGACTCATCAGGTCCATACGATTATGAGATGGTAACAGAGTTTATAAACATTGCCAAGAAACAAGAATTAGGTTATGCAGTTGATATTTATCCATATTATGGTTCAGATGCGACTGCAGCATTAAGAGCAGGAAACAATATTAAAGCAGCATTAATTGGACCCGGAGTTCACGCGTCACATGGTCCTGAACGTACTCATATCGATGCCTGCACAAACACAATTCACTTACTTTATCATTACCTAACAAAATAA
- a CDS encoding alpha/beta hydrolase encodes MKENRTISGYNGSKINFNFYECEHPKGSVIIVHGMCEHKNRYNHYADFLRKYGYHVYTYDHRGHGDSICDNVELGDIGRHGFNSMVYDLKIMNDYVKQKEPQLPIFIYGHSMGSFITQRYMQLHGNLIDGIILSGSNGKTPTPILVLGKIISRLLFIFKGRKSKGKFLNKLSFGSFNKRYNDCKTDFDWLSRDDSEVKKYIDDEKCGYVCSNEYYYELYKGMHERQKSKHIKQVPKDLPILIISGDMDPVGNYGKGVQNLYGLYQNQVDHLTIKLYNDARHELLNEINKQEVMSDTLLWLNTQASPNK; translated from the coding sequence ATGAAAGAAAATCGAACGATTTCAGGGTACAATGGTTCAAAAATCAATTTTAACTTCTACGAATGTGAACATCCTAAAGGCTCAGTTATTATTGTTCACGGAATGTGTGAACATAAAAACAGGTACAATCATTACGCAGACTTCCTACGTAAATATGGGTATCATGTTTATACCTATGATCATCGAGGACACGGTGATTCAATTTGTGACAATGTTGAATTAGGCGATATAGGACGTCATGGGTTTAACAGTATGGTTTATGATTTAAAGATAATGAATGACTATGTAAAACAAAAAGAGCCTCAATTACCAATTTTCATTTATGGACATAGTATGGGGTCATTCATTACTCAGCGTTATATGCAATTGCATGGTAATCTTATAGATGGAATTATTTTAAGTGGGAGTAATGGAAAAACGCCGACACCGATATTAGTTCTTGGTAAGATAATAAGTCGTTTACTGTTTATTTTTAAAGGCCGTAAATCAAAAGGTAAATTTTTAAATAAATTATCATTTGGATCATTTAATAAACGCTATAATGACTGCAAAACTGACTTTGACTGGTTAAGTCGAGATGATAGCGAAGTCAAGAAGTATATTGATGATGAAAAATGTGGTTATGTGTGCTCAAATGAGTACTATTATGAACTTTACAAAGGTATGCACGAACGTCAAAAAAGTAAACATATAAAACAGGTACCAAAAGATCTCCCGATTTTAATTATTTCAGGAGATATGGACCCGGTCGGCAACTATGGAAAGGGTGTTCAAAATCTTTATGGTCTCTACCAAAATCAAGTCGATCACCTTACAATAAAGCTTTATAACGATGCTAGACACGAGTTATTAAATGAAATCAATAAACAAGAAGTGATGAGTGATACCCTATTATGGTTAAATACTCAGGCAAGTCCAAATAAATAA
- the amrS gene encoding AmmeMemoRadiSam system radical SAM enzyme gives MSKKSAMYWHHEGMHIRCQLCPQNCLISEGKYGLCKTRKNENNHLYAINYEQVTSIALDPIEKKPLFHYKPGHSIISLGTFGCNMTCSFCQNYTISQHRHKTNDLKIHDIKHLLDQADKENHNVGIAFTYNEPFMWYEYILDTAKYMKETYKDLSIVIVSNGYINEEPLTELLPYVDAINIDLKAYTSSYYRKICGAKLEPVLNTIRLLAEQTHVEITTLMVTGENDSEEEVAELAEFIASVDPNIPLHLTRYYPNYKMCEDPTDIDKMLKGKERALEYLNYVYIGNVGGIDLNSYCHHCGQQIVNRNSKAINTRIHDGRCMMCLKEIPFI, from the coding sequence ATGTCAAAAAAAAGTGCAATGTACTGGCATCATGAAGGTATGCATATTAGATGTCAATTATGCCCTCAAAATTGTTTGATAAGTGAGGGGAAATATGGGCTTTGTAAAACGCGAAAGAATGAAAACAACCATTTATATGCTATAAATTATGAACAAGTCACTTCAATCGCACTCGATCCGATTGAGAAAAAACCGCTCTTTCATTATAAGCCAGGTCACTCCATAATCTCTTTAGGAACGTTTGGTTGTAATATGACGTGTAGCTTTTGTCAAAACTATACCATTTCTCAACACCGACACAAAACAAACGATTTAAAGATTCACGACATAAAGCATTTACTCGATCAAGCAGATAAAGAAAATCATAATGTCGGTATTGCGTTCACTTATAATGAGCCCTTTATGTGGTATGAATATATATTAGATACAGCAAAATATATGAAAGAAACATATAAAGACTTGTCAATTGTCATTGTTTCAAATGGTTATATTAATGAAGAACCACTAACGGAATTACTCCCTTATGTTGACGCTATAAATATTGACCTGAAGGCATACACAAGTTCGTACTACCGTAAAATATGTGGTGCAAAATTAGAACCCGTTCTAAATACAATACGACTTCTAGCTGAACAAACGCATGTTGAGATTACAACTTTAATGGTAACAGGAGAAAATGATTCAGAAGAGGAAGTTGCTGAACTAGCCGAGTTTATTGCATCCGTTGATCCTAACATTCCGCTTCATCTAACACGCTATTACCCAAATTATAAAATGTGTGAAGATCCTACAGATATAGATAAGATGCTTAAAGGAAAAGAACGAGCATTAGAGTATCTAAACTATGTTTATATAGGGAATGTAGGAGGAATTGATCTTAATTCGTACTGTCATCACTGCGGGCAACAGATTGTAAATCGGAACAGCAAAGCCATCAACACTAGAATTCATGATGGTAGATGTATGATGTGTCTTAAAGAAATCCCCTTTATTTAA
- a CDS encoding amino acid ABC transporter permease translates to MIEVIETYFGELLLKLITVSLPLTVIAFTIGLILALFIAIMRMSSNKVLKAISGFYISLVRGTPLLVQLFIIFYGLPTIGIVIDPYPSAVIGFSINISAYAAESIRGSILSIPNGQWEAAKSLGMNFPQTMRRIIIPQATRVAIPPLSNTLISLVKDTSLASIVLVAEMFRRAQEVAAVRPGIILQVYLLVALLYWLIVIGLTSLQNRYEKYLNRYIKGASS, encoded by the coding sequence ATGATTGAAGTCATAGAAACATATTTTGGGGAATTACTATTGAAATTAATCACTGTTAGCTTACCACTAACAGTGATAGCATTTACAATTGGATTAATTTTAGCTCTTTTTATTGCAATTATGAGAATGTCATCAAATAAAGTTCTAAAGGCAATCAGCGGTTTTTATATCTCATTGGTACGAGGAACGCCTCTACTTGTCCAATTATTTATCATTTTTTATGGACTTCCTACAATAGGTATTGTAATTGATCCCTATCCATCTGCAGTAATTGGGTTTTCTATTAATATAAGTGCTTACGCTGCTGAATCGATACGTGGTTCAATTTTATCAATTCCAAATGGGCAATGGGAAGCAGCCAAATCATTGGGGATGAACTTCCCTCAAACAATGAGACGTATAATCATTCCTCAAGCTACTCGAGTTGCAATTCCACCATTATCGAATACACTTATTAGTTTAGTTAAGGATACATCATTAGCGTCAATAGTATTAGTTGCAGAAATGTTTCGTAGGGCACAAGAAGTAGCTGCCGTTAGACCAGGTATCATATTACAAGTGTACTTACTTGTTGCATTACTTTATTGGCTGATAGTCATAGGACTTACCTCACTTCAAAATCGATATGAAAAATATCTAAATCGCTACATTAAGGGGGCGAGTTCATGA
- a CDS encoding amino acid ABC transporter substrate-binding protein, translating to MKKAKVLLGLMILAVVFTLVGCQGDEAPNYEQIQDRGYIVMGLDDSFAPMGFRDEDNEIVGFDVDMAKELFERLDLEVRFQPIDWSMKETELNSGNIDLIWNGYTITDERKEKVDFSTPYLANRQVIVVLTDSGISSKADLSGKKVAVQEASSSLDAVNKESDVVQAFDGGEALQYGTNDEALRELEFGRVDAVVVDEILARYYISLKEDGLYTVLTDDFGREEYGIGVRKENDALLDAINDELASMKADGASATISNEWFGEDIVQ from the coding sequence ATGAAAAAGGCAAAGGTATTATTAGGTTTAATGATTTTAGCAGTAGTATTTACTTTAGTAGGGTGTCAAGGTGATGAGGCTCCTAATTATGAGCAAATTCAGGATCGCGGTTATATCGTTATGGGTCTAGATGATTCATTTGCACCCATGGGGTTTAGAGATGAAGACAATGAAATTGTTGGATTTGATGTAGACATGGCAAAGGAATTATTTGAACGATTAGATTTAGAAGTAAGATTTCAACCGATTGATTGGTCAATGAAAGAGACAGAACTTAACTCAGGTAATATTGACTTGATCTGGAATGGATACACAATTACAGATGAACGTAAGGAAAAGGTTGACTTCTCGACTCCATATTTAGCTAATAGACAAGTAATTGTTGTATTAACGGATAGTGGAATTTCTTCAAAAGCTGATTTGAGTGGTAAAAAAGTAGCTGTCCAAGAGGCGTCAAGTTCATTAGATGCTGTAAATAAAGAGAGCGATGTAGTTCAAGCATTCGATGGTGGTGAAGCATTACAATACGGGACAAATGATGAAGCATTACGAGAATTAGAATTTGGACGTGTTGACGCTGTTGTAGTTGATGAGATTCTTGCACGTTATTATATTAGTCTAAAAGAAGATGGTCTATATACAGTATTAACTGATGACTTTGGAAGAGAAGAGTATGGAATTGGAGTTCGAAAAGAGAATGATGCGCTTCTAGATGCCATCAATGACGAACTAGCAAGTATGAAAGCAGACGGAGCAAGTGCTACCATTTCAAATGAATGGTTTGGAGAAGATATTGTACAATAA
- a CDS encoding DUF6508 domain-containing protein: protein MEEYEVASNKLIDYIPYFESGSYDYYFNKSGFFTYDQDVNYFFLSVINECYKYEVSWQDFVTEFDFYYQNQQELDHTDLETLKKLLITIKSLERYRHGIIALCIDHGLLLAILNRIKMLS from the coding sequence ATGGAAGAATATGAAGTTGCATCTAATAAGTTGATTGATTATATCCCGTATTTCGAAAGTGGATCATATGATTATTACTTTAATAAGTCAGGATTTTTCACTTATGATCAAGATGTTAATTATTTTTTTCTTAGTGTAATTAATGAGTGTTATAAGTATGAAGTCAGCTGGCAAGATTTTGTAACAGAATTTGATTTCTATTATCAAAATCAACAAGAACTTGATCATACAGACTTAGAAACCCTGAAGAAACTATTAATCACTATTAAGAGTTTAGAACGATACAGACACGGAATCATTGCTTTGTGCATTGACCATGGATTGTTGTTAGCGATTTTAAACCGAATCAAGATGTTAAGTTAG
- a CDS encoding NAD(P)H-dependent flavin oxidoreductase, which translates to MIIKPLKIDNLTSELPIIQGGMGIGVSRSNLAAAVANSGGVGVISAAQIGYDEDDFAKDPVNANIRSLKKHIKLAKERAKSGIIGLNVMVAMENYKDYVRAAVDSKIDLIISGAGLPLALPKLVKGTKVKIAPIVSSVKAIKTILKVWDRKENRIPDLVVVEGPKAGGHLGYSLDELTSETTDLKQIVIGVVDEVKKYEHKYNKKIPVVAAGGIFDGNDIADYLKAGASGVQMATRFIGTHECDASDAFKNSYLSCTKDEIELVKSPVGMPGRAILNKLVERLKTEQVKVKKCYGCLRESICDRVTIPYCITEALINAVKGNIDEGLLFCGANAYKVDKIVSVKEMMQSLKKELSNA; encoded by the coding sequence ATGATAATAAAACCATTAAAAATAGATAACTTAACCTCAGAGTTGCCCATTATACAGGGTGGAATGGGAATTGGTGTTTCGCGTTCAAATTTAGCAGCAGCTGTAGCAAATTCAGGAGGAGTAGGTGTAATATCAGCTGCTCAAATTGGTTATGATGAAGATGACTTTGCAAAAGACCCAGTTAACGCAAATATAAGATCTCTTAAAAAGCATATCAAACTTGCTAAGGAGCGCGCAAAGTCTGGGATTATTGGGCTGAATGTTATGGTTGCTATGGAAAATTACAAAGACTATGTCAGAGCAGCGGTTGACTCAAAAATAGATCTGATTATATCTGGAGCAGGCCTCCCACTAGCATTACCTAAACTTGTTAAGGGAACAAAAGTAAAGATTGCACCTATTGTATCATCTGTAAAAGCAATTAAAACCATTTTAAAGGTATGGGATCGTAAAGAGAATAGAATACCTGACCTAGTTGTGGTAGAGGGTCCTAAAGCAGGTGGGCATTTAGGATATTCTTTAGATGAACTAACATCAGAAACGACTGATTTAAAGCAAATAGTCATTGGTGTAGTTGATGAGGTAAAGAAATATGAACATAAATATAACAAAAAAATACCGGTAGTTGCAGCTGGGGGTATTTTTGATGGAAACGATATAGCGGATTACTTAAAAGCGGGAGCAAGTGGTGTTCAAATGGCGACACGTTTTATAGGAACTCATGAATGCGATGCAAGTGATGCGTTTAAAAACTCTTACTTATCTTGTACGAAAGACGAAATAGAACTTGTTAAGAGTCCTGTTGGAATGCCTGGGAGAGCCATATTAAACAAGTTAGTTGAACGCTTAAAAACTGAGCAGGTTAAGGTAAAGAAATGTTATGGATGTTTAAGAGAATCAATCTGTGACCGCGTTACTATTCCATACTGTATAACGGAAGCCTTGATCAATGCGGTAAAGGGTAATATTGATGAAGGACTACTGTTTTGTGGTGCAAATGCATACAAGGTAGACAAAATCGTATCCGTCAAAGAAATGATGCAGAGTTTAAAGAAGGAACTATCAAACGCATAA
- a CDS encoding amino acid ABC transporter ATP-binding protein produces MIRVNQIKKTFDDLQVLKGMSLDVQEGEVIVMIGPSGSGKTTFLRSINALEIPEDGAVTIGDIKIDYSQKPSENLLRSLRSQIGMVFQNFNLFPHLTVLENVMEGLVTVQRISKHKAREIAADFLEKVGLKEKINEFPSALSGGQQQRVAIARALATNPKVILFDEPTSALDVELVSEVLKVMKKLASEGMTMIIVTHEINFAKEVADKIVFIDNGHILDILKPDELNNKSNSERLQKFLNLIENK; encoded by the coding sequence ATGATTAGAGTAAATCAAATCAAAAAAACATTTGACGACCTTCAAGTACTAAAAGGCATGAGTCTAGACGTACAAGAAGGGGAAGTAATTGTTATGATTGGACCTAGTGGTTCCGGCAAGACAACGTTTTTACGTTCAATAAACGCACTTGAAATCCCTGAAGATGGAGCTGTGACTATAGGCGACATAAAAATAGACTATAGTCAAAAACCTAGTGAGAACCTATTAAGATCACTGCGCTCTCAAATCGGAATGGTATTTCAAAATTTTAATTTATTCCCTCACCTAACTGTCTTAGAGAATGTTATGGAAGGGCTAGTTACCGTTCAACGGATCTCTAAACATAAAGCGAGAGAGATTGCAGCAGATTTCCTAGAGAAGGTTGGACTCAAAGAAAAAATCAATGAGTTTCCTTCTGCACTCTCTGGGGGACAGCAGCAACGTGTAGCAATCGCACGAGCGTTAGCGACTAATCCAAAAGTTATTTTATTTGATGAACCAACAAGTGCACTTGATGTTGAACTCGTATCTGAAGTACTAAAAGTTATGAAGAAACTAGCCAGTGAGGGAATGACTATGATTATTGTGACACATGAGATTAACTTTGCTAAGGAAGTTGCCGATAAGATTGTCTTTATAGACAATGGTCATATACTTGATATCTTAAAACCAGATGAATTAAACAATAAATCGAACTCTGAAAGACTTCAAAAGTTTCTAAATTTAATAGAAAATAAATAA
- a CDS encoding mechanosensitive ion channel family protein, translating into MGDFIDVEQLYDLAMTYSVKLLQALLLLIIGLIIIKRLTSFLRKRFERRKLDPSVRSFLLPGISLSLKILLGISIATMLGAEMTSFVAIIGSIGFAVGLALQGSLANFAGGLLILVLKPYKVGDYIETKDHSGTVNEIQIFYTTLDTPDNKRVIIPNKELSNSSLINYSINKTRRVDFKFGISYDDDIKLVKDILNNIVSSHSLIIQEPEPKIVIGEHGDNAIIFYVRVWCKREDYWTIFYELQERVKLDFDQNNINIPYPQMDVHVSNS; encoded by the coding sequence ATGGGTGATTTTATCGATGTAGAACAACTATATGATCTAGCCATGACATATAGTGTAAAATTATTGCAGGCACTATTACTATTAATAATTGGTTTGATTATTATTAAGCGATTAACATCCTTTCTTAGAAAGCGATTTGAAAGAAGAAAACTTGATCCTTCTGTAAGGTCCTTTTTACTTCCAGGAATTAGTCTTTCCTTAAAAATATTACTAGGTATAAGTATAGCAACTATGCTTGGTGCTGAAATGACATCATTTGTAGCAATTATAGGGTCAATCGGTTTTGCAGTCGGTTTGGCTTTACAAGGAAGTTTAGCAAACTTTGCAGGTGGGTTATTAATTCTAGTTCTAAAGCCTTACAAAGTAGGCGATTATATTGAAACGAAGGATCATTCTGGTACTGTAAATGAAATACAAATCTTTTACACAACATTAGATACTCCAGATAATAAACGTGTGATTATACCAAATAAAGAGTTATCAAATTCAAGTTTAATTAACTACTCAATCAATAAGACGCGTAGAGTAGACTTTAAATTTGGAATTAGTTATGACGACGATATTAAGCTAGTCAAAGATATTCTAAATAATATAGTGTCTAGTCATAGTTTAATAATACAAGAGCCTGAACCCAAAATCGTCATAGGAGAACATGGCGACAATGCAATCATATTCTATGTTCGTGTTTGGTGTAAAAGAGAAGATTACTGGACGATCTTCTATGAACTTCAAGAACGTGTTAAGTTAGATTTTGATCAAAATAATATTAATATTCCTTATCCACAAATGGATGTACATGTTTCAAATAGTTAG
- a CDS encoding DUF421 domain-containing protein gives MDGFDLFLKVLAIFIAGSFFLRLSGRKSISQMTSGEVVLTITLGTVLANPITSRSVEFTIYSVAFFTLFFIIAELLQIKFNFFEKLFTGKSVDVIKDGTLNINELGKLRLTVDQLEIRLRENGVSRIEDVKTATVEANGKLGYELKASARPITEKDLERVLEKHGLIKLGQQSQTSSSTIFDEVKNKNTEQRNQNEKLK, from the coding sequence ATGGATGGTTTCGATTTATTTTTAAAGGTATTGGCTATTTTTATAGCCGGGTCTTTTTTTCTAAGACTTTCAGGTCGGAAATCAATCTCACAAATGACAAGCGGAGAAGTTGTTCTAACAATTACATTAGGGACGGTATTAGCAAACCCTATCACAAGTAGGAGTGTAGAGTTTACAATCTACAGTGTTGCATTTTTTACTCTCTTTTTTATCATTGCAGAACTTTTACAAATTAAGTTCAACTTTTTTGAAAAATTGTTTACAGGAAAATCAGTTGATGTCATTAAAGATGGTACTTTAAATATAAATGAATTAGGAAAGCTTAGATTGACAGTCGATCAATTAGAGATACGACTCAGAGAAAATGGTGTCAGTCGAATAGAAGATGTAAAGACTGCTACTGTTGAAGCGAATGGTAAACTTGGCTATGAATTAAAAGCGAGTGCACGTCCAATTACAGAAAAAGACTTAGAACGTGTTTTAGAAAAACATGGCCTTATTAAATTAGGCCAACAATCACAAACATCAAGTTCTACTATTTTTGATGAGGTTAAAAATAAAAATACCGAACAAAGAAATCAGAATGAGAAATTAAAATAA
- a CDS encoding transporter substrate-binding domain-containing protein, with protein sequence MFKFKRLTLVLGILIFGVTLSACNNKEQDLYEKIIEEGKIVVGTEGTYAPFTYHDAETGDLTGFDVEIAREVAERLGVEVEFLETKWDGLLAGVNTGRYDIVANQVWKKPAREEAYTLTDPYMLTNAVLVVQEGNTTITSLEDIAGQKGAHSLTSAYADMAREKGAEIVGVDTFTEAVQNLINGHVEYTINDTATVAYYLAQNPDANVKALNLELDQFEVVFALPKENANTLEEKINAILEDMRNDGTYDAIYQTYFEVIE encoded by the coding sequence GTGTTTAAATTTAAACGTTTAACGTTAGTTTTAGGAATACTTATATTTGGGGTTACATTATCAGCATGTAACAATAAAGAACAAGATCTATACGAAAAAATTATAGAAGAAGGTAAGATTGTAGTAGGTACAGAAGGTACATATGCTCCATTTACTTATCATGACGCTGAAACAGGAGATCTTACAGGTTTTGATGTTGAAATCGCACGTGAAGTTGCAGAACGTCTTGGTGTTGAAGTAGAGTTTTTAGAAACAAAGTGGGATGGATTACTTGCAGGTGTAAATACAGGACGATATGATATAGTGGCAAACCAAGTTTGGAAAAAACCTGCTCGCGAAGAAGCGTATACATTAACGGATCCATACATGCTAACAAATGCTGTATTAGTGGTACAAGAAGGGAACACAACGATTACATCCCTTGAGGATATAGCAGGACAAAAAGGTGCGCATTCCTTAACAAGTGCGTATGCTGATATGGCTCGTGAAAAAGGCGCTGAGATTGTAGGAGTTGATACATTTACTGAAGCGGTACAAAACTTAATCAATGGGCATGTTGAGTACACAATCAATGATACCGCAACAGTTGCTTATTACTTAGCACAAAATCCAGATGCTAATGTTAAGGCACTGAACTTAGAATTAGATCAATTTGAAGTTGTATTTGCATTACCAAAAGAAAATGCAAATACATTAGAAGAAAAAATTAATGCGATTTTAGAAGATATGCGTAACGATGGTACATATGATGCAATCTATCAAACATACTTTGAAGTAATTGAATAA